A stretch of Janibacter endophyticus DNA encodes these proteins:
- the rimI gene encoding ribosomal protein S18-alanine N-acetyltransferase, which yields MPTWRAVTWQDIPALAALEREIYPDDAWSEQSWWGELAGRPRRDYLVVEDDGGILGYAGLDHGGDVSDVMTIAVAPRGRRQGLGAALLDELLTRARGAGAERVILEVRADNDAARALYAARGFTTLQTRRGYYPGGVDALVLGLTLRKAS from the coding sequence GTGCCCACGTGGCGGGCGGTCACCTGGCAGGACATCCCGGCGCTCGCCGCGCTCGAGCGCGAGATCTACCCCGACGACGCGTGGTCCGAGCAGTCCTGGTGGGGCGAGCTCGCCGGCCGGCCGCGTCGTGACTACCTCGTCGTCGAGGACGACGGCGGGATCCTCGGCTACGCCGGGCTCGACCACGGCGGCGACGTCAGCGACGTCATGACGATCGCGGTCGCGCCTCGGGGCCGTCGCCAGGGTCTCGGCGCCGCCCTGCTCGACGAGCTGCTCACCCGGGCGCGCGGCGCGGGTGCCGAGCGGGTCATCCTCGAGGTCCGGGCCGACAACGACGCCGCGCGGGCGCTCTACGCGGCGCGTGGCTTCACCACCCTGCAGACCCGCCGGGGCTACTACCCGGGTGGGGTCGACGCGCTCGTCCTCGGGCTGACCCTTCGGAAGGCGAGCTGA
- a CDS encoding glycoside hydrolase family 3 N-terminal domain-containing protein: MTRLRAAAPALATLVALAACSGPPSPQTTSAEETTTSTTSATQSSPTAGGPSASDCVTSARDAMTRQQHAGQLLMVALTPDMGQAGLDAQIEGGLGSMLYLGGWTERATVEAASQHLQDRALDLDGTTVGLLVAADQEGGEVQQLTGQGFSTIPSGRDQGAMSPAELERQATAWGQELKQAGVNVNLAPTTDTVPAEIGRANGPIGQYGREYGATPAAAGQGAVAFAKGMHAAGVMPTTKHFPGIGRIRGNTDSTADGITDDTATTKDPHLTPFADVIEATPTIVMVGNARYPKLDAKNPAPFSEAIVTDLLREQMGFDGVVITDDVGVAKAVADVPVGERATRFIEAGGDIVLTADARQTATMTEAIVARAESDEEFADQVEAAVTRVLTLKEEMGLLTCG; encoded by the coding sequence GGCCTGCTCCGGCCCTCCGTCACCCCAGACCACCTCCGCGGAGGAGACCACGACGTCGACGACGTCCGCGACGCAGTCCTCACCCACCGCCGGGGGGCCCTCCGCCAGCGACTGCGTCACCTCGGCCCGCGACGCGATGACCCGTCAGCAGCACGCCGGCCAGCTCCTCATGGTCGCGCTCACCCCCGACATGGGGCAGGCCGGGCTCGACGCCCAGATCGAGGGCGGCCTGGGCAGCATGCTCTACCTCGGCGGCTGGACCGAGCGTGCCACCGTGGAGGCTGCGAGCCAGCACCTCCAGGACCGGGCGCTCGACCTCGACGGCACGACGGTCGGTCTCCTCGTCGCCGCCGACCAGGAGGGCGGCGAGGTCCAGCAGCTCACCGGGCAGGGTTTCTCCACGATCCCCTCCGGCCGCGACCAGGGCGCGATGAGCCCCGCAGAGCTCGAGCGACAGGCGACCGCCTGGGGCCAGGAGCTCAAGCAGGCCGGCGTCAACGTCAACCTCGCACCGACGACCGACACCGTCCCAGCCGAGATCGGACGCGCCAACGGACCCATCGGCCAGTACGGCCGGGAGTACGGCGCCACACCGGCAGCAGCAGGCCAGGGGGCCGTCGCCTTCGCGAAGGGGATGCACGCCGCCGGCGTCATGCCGACGACCAAGCACTTCCCCGGCATCGGCCGGATCCGGGGCAACACGGACTCGACCGCCGACGGGATCACCGACGACACCGCGACGACGAAGGATCCCCACCTCACCCCCTTCGCTGACGTCATCGAGGCCACGCCGACGATCGTCATGGTCGGCAACGCCCGGTACCCCAAGCTCGATGCGAAGAACCCGGCGCCCTTCTCGGAGGCGATCGTCACCGACCTGCTGCGTGAGCAGATGGGCTTCGACGGGGTCGTCATCACCGACGACGTCGGCGTCGCCAAGGCGGTCGCGGACGTCCCGGTCGGTGAGCGGGCCACCCGCTTCATCGAGGCGGGCGGCGACATCGTGCTCACCGCCGACGCGCGTCAGACGGCGACGATGACCGAGGCGATCGTCGCGCGGGCCGAGTCCGACGAGGAGTTCGCCGATCAGGTCGAGGCGGCGGTGACCCGGGTGCTGACCCTCAAGGAGGAGATGGGTCTGCTCACCTGCGGCTGA
- the tsaB gene encoding tRNA (adenosine(37)-N6)-threonylcarbamoyltransferase complex dimerization subunit type 1 TsaB encodes MLLALDTSTSAVTVALLSLDGGLLAEQHVVDARGTTELLAPLVARVLDDAGSTPADVELVAVGTGPGPFTGLRVGIVTGLTFAHARRIPVLGVPSHDALAHAWVLAGGQGSLLVATDARRKEVYTSVYETVASGDETHLPWRRLSGPTVGKAAELPEAERALPIAGRGTVLYPDALPHAAGSLDVSAAALGGVALVRHRLGEEQPTEPLYLRRPDATMPGAPKPALVPRPQDQQALRRDPHALDPRDPTAGADQ; translated from the coding sequence ATGCTCCTCGCGCTCGACACCTCGACCTCCGCCGTGACGGTCGCGCTGCTCTCCCTCGACGGAGGGCTGCTCGCCGAGCAGCACGTCGTCGACGCCCGGGGGACCACCGAGCTGCTCGCCCCGCTCGTCGCCCGCGTCCTCGACGACGCTGGGTCGACGCCCGCCGACGTCGAGCTCGTCGCGGTCGGGACCGGGCCCGGCCCCTTCACCGGGCTGCGGGTCGGGATCGTCACCGGGCTGACCTTCGCGCACGCCCGCCGGATCCCCGTCCTCGGGGTGCCCTCGCACGACGCGCTCGCCCACGCGTGGGTGCTCGCCGGCGGGCAGGGCTCGCTCCTCGTCGCGACCGACGCGCGCCGCAAGGAGGTCTACACCTCGGTCTACGAGACGGTGGCGTCCGGCGACGAGACGCACCTGCCGTGGCGGCGGCTCAGCGGCCCGACCGTCGGCAAGGCCGCCGAGCTGCCCGAGGCCGAGCGCGCCCTGCCCATCGCCGGGCGCGGCACCGTGCTCTACCCCGACGCGCTGCCCCACGCCGCAGGCTCGCTCGACGTCTCCGCCGCCGCGCTCGGTGGCGTCGCGCTCGTGCGCCACCGCCTCGGCGAGGAGCAGCCGACGGAGCCGCTCTACCTCCGCCGCCCCGACGCGACGATGCCCGGTGCCCCCAAGCCCGCCCTGGTGCCCCGGCCCCAGGACCAGCAGGCCCTTCGCCGCGACCCGCACGCGCTCGACCCACGAGACCCGACCGCCGGAGCGGACCAGTGA
- the glmS gene encoding glutamine--fructose-6-phosphate transaminase (isomerizing), with product MCGIVGYVGPNADDKALGVVMEGLARLEYRGYDSAGVALVADGEVVGDKKAGKLENLRAALEARDLPPSATAIGHTRWATHGGPTDANAHPHRGGTDNKLAVVHNGIIENFHALKNELLEQGVEFRSETDTEVSAHLVARAFEEAGDLTEAMRQVVNRLEGAFTLLAVHADAPDTVVAARRNSPLVVGLGEGENFLGSDVAAFIGYTRNALELAQDQIVTITPTSHEVINFDGSPAEGKAYEVTWDAAAAEKGGYDTFMEKEIHDQPHAVRDTLLGRTDETGRLVLDELRISEEQLSGINRIYVVACGTAAYAGMTAKYAIEHWTRIPVEVSLAHEFRYCDPIVDERTLVVSISQSGETMDTLMAVKHANELGALTISICNTHGSTIPRESDAVLYTHAGPEIAVASTKAFVAQITACYVLGLYLSQLRGKQYADDAKNVMAELAEIPEKIETLLGSMDRVAEIARFMADSRAVLFLGRNVGYPIALEGALKLKELAYIHAEGFAAGELKHGPIALIEPGQPVFVIVPGPDTPHDLHKKVVSNIQEIRARGARTLVIAEEGDEDVVAFADEVIRVPQAPPLLEPLLTVIPLQVFALHLATAKGLDVDQPRNLAKSVTVE from the coding sequence ATGTGTGGAATCGTGGGTTACGTGGGGCCGAACGCCGACGACAAGGCGCTCGGCGTCGTCATGGAGGGCCTGGCCCGCCTCGAGTACCGGGGCTACGACTCGGCCGGTGTCGCGCTCGTCGCGGACGGCGAGGTCGTCGGCGACAAGAAGGCCGGCAAGCTGGAGAACCTCCGGGCCGCCCTCGAGGCCCGTGACCTCCCCCCTTCGGCCACGGCCATCGGGCACACCCGCTGGGCGACCCACGGCGGACCGACCGACGCCAACGCCCACCCCCACCGCGGCGGGACGGACAACAAGCTCGCCGTCGTGCACAACGGGATCATCGAGAACTTCCACGCGCTGAAGAACGAGCTGCTCGAGCAGGGCGTCGAGTTCCGCAGCGAGACCGACACCGAGGTCTCGGCCCACCTCGTCGCGCGCGCGTTCGAGGAGGCCGGTGACCTCACCGAGGCGATGCGTCAGGTCGTCAACCGGCTCGAGGGTGCCTTCACCCTCCTCGCGGTCCACGCCGACGCCCCCGACACGGTCGTCGCCGCCCGCCGCAACAGCCCGCTCGTGGTCGGCCTCGGCGAGGGGGAGAACTTCCTCGGCTCCGACGTCGCCGCCTTCATCGGCTACACCCGCAACGCGCTCGAGCTCGCGCAGGACCAGATCGTCACGATCACGCCGACGAGCCACGAGGTCATCAACTTCGACGGCTCCCCGGCCGAGGGCAAGGCCTACGAGGTCACCTGGGACGCGGCCGCCGCGGAGAAGGGTGGCTACGACACCTTCATGGAGAAGGAGATCCACGACCAGCCGCACGCCGTCCGCGACACCCTCCTCGGCCGCACCGACGAGACCGGTCGCCTCGTCCTCGACGAGCTGCGCATCTCCGAGGAGCAGCTCTCCGGCATCAACCGCATCTACGTCGTCGCCTGCGGCACCGCCGCCTACGCGGGCATGACGGCCAAGTACGCGATCGAGCACTGGACCCGCATCCCCGTCGAGGTCTCGCTCGCCCACGAGTTCCGCTACTGCGACCCGATCGTCGACGAGCGCACCCTCGTCGTCTCGATCAGCCAGTCCGGCGAGACGATGGACACCCTCATGGCGGTCAAGCACGCCAACGAGCTCGGTGCGCTGACCATCTCGATCTGCAACACGCACGGGAGCACGATCCCGCGCGAGTCCGACGCGGTCCTCTACACCCACGCCGGCCCGGAGATCGCCGTCGCCTCGACGAAGGCCTTCGTCGCCCAGATCACCGCCTGCTACGTCCTTGGTCTTTACCTCTCGCAGCTGCGCGGCAAGCAGTACGCCGACGACGCGAAGAACGTCATGGCCGAGCTCGCCGAGATCCCGGAGAAGATCGAGACCCTGCTCGGCTCGATGGACCGGGTGGCCGAGATCGCCCGCTTCATGGCCGACTCGCGCGCCGTGCTCTTCCTCGGGCGCAACGTCGGCTACCCGATCGCGCTCGAGGGCGCGCTCAAGCTCAAGGAGCTCGCCTACATCCACGCCGAGGGTTTCGCCGCCGGCGAGCTCAAGCACGGCCCGATCGCGCTCATCGAGCCCGGTCAGCCCGTCTTCGTCATCGTCCCCGGCCCGGACACCCCGCACGACCTGCACAAGAAGGTCGTCTCCAACATCCAGGAGATCCGCGCCCGCGGTGCCCGCACCCTGGTCATCGCCGAGGAGGGGGACGAGGACGTCGTGGCCTTCGCCGACGAGGTCATCCGCGTGCCCCAGGCCCCGCCGCTCCTCGAGCCGCTGCTCACGGTCATCCCGCTGCAGGTCTTCGCCCTGCACCTGGCGACCGCCAAGGGCCTCGACGTCGACCAGCCGCGCAACCTCGCGAAGTCCGTCACCGTCGAGTAG
- a CDS encoding alpha/beta fold hydrolase: protein MASRRTKTVVGTSLGAGAIAAGAGAVAVARRGARSDATHPDGSHPWGHTAERLEAAVASDGTVLHVEIDEPKGSTRKGRPTVVLAHGFTLDLTSWARLRARLILEGYRVVCYDQRNHGLSGVGDHDHCTIEQLGRDLKAVLDAFAPEGPVVLVGHSMGGMTIMSLTGLYPDYVRERVKAVALVSTSAGGMGLVSVGFGKILDLFVVRFGPGLLRGLSARRTLWQSVRRVGREAEKAAVQRYGFGRKADDETLEHFSDVIFGTPLDTTAAFLPHLDDLDVRDALPGLARTEVLVIGGSRDELTPPSHSDEIVELVPHSAHVVVPGAGHLLPMERPEVVADEVLELIRRGISGATRKADRGSDADAVVRDTGDAVEEPA, encoded by the coding sequence ATGGCCTCCCGTCGCACCAAGACCGTCGTCGGGACCTCCCTCGGGGCCGGTGCGATCGCCGCGGGCGCCGGGGCCGTCGCCGTGGCCCGTCGCGGAGCCCGGTCGGATGCCACCCACCCCGACGGCAGCCACCCGTGGGGGCACACCGCGGAGCGGCTCGAGGCGGCCGTGGCGTCCGACGGCACCGTGCTGCACGTCGAGATCGACGAGCCCAAGGGGTCGACCCGCAAGGGTCGCCCCACGGTCGTGCTCGCCCACGGGTTCACCCTGGACCTCACGTCATGGGCCCGGCTGCGCGCCCGCCTCATCCTCGAGGGCTACCGGGTCGTCTGCTACGACCAGCGCAACCACGGGCTCTCCGGGGTGGGGGACCACGACCACTGCACCATCGAGCAGCTCGGTCGCGACCTCAAGGCCGTGCTCGACGCCTTCGCTCCGGAGGGGCCTGTCGTCCTCGTCGGTCACTCGATGGGCGGCATGACGATCATGAGCCTCACCGGCCTCTACCCGGACTACGTGCGGGAGCGGGTCAAGGCGGTCGCGCTCGTCTCCACGAGCGCCGGCGGGATGGGTCTCGTGAGCGTCGGCTTCGGCAAGATCCTCGACCTCTTCGTCGTCCGCTTCGGGCCCGGCCTGCTGCGCGGGCTCAGCGCACGACGGACCCTCTGGCAGAGCGTGCGCCGGGTGGGCCGCGAGGCCGAGAAGGCGGCCGTCCAGCGCTACGGGTTCGGCCGCAAGGCCGACGACGAGACGCTCGAGCACTTCTCCGACGTCATCTTCGGCACGCCGCTCGACACGACCGCCGCGTTCCTGCCGCACCTCGACGACCTCGACGTCCGCGACGCCCTGCCGGGCCTGGCCCGCACCGAGGTGCTCGTCATCGGCGGCAGCCGCGACGAGCTCACCCCGCCCTCGCACAGCGACGAGATCGTCGAGCTCGTCCCGCACAGCGCGCACGTCGTCGTGCCGGGGGCCGGTCACCTCCTGCCGATGGAGCGTCCCGAGGTCGTCGCCGACGAGGTGCTCGAGCTCATCAGGCGCGGGATCTCCGGCGCGACCCGCAAGGCCGACCGCGGGAGCGATGCCGACGCCGTGGTCCGTGACACCGGCGACGCCGTGGAGGAGCCGGCGTGA
- a CDS encoding GNAT family N-acetyltransferase gives MSEPTTDRADLLSQYDKVLRPYEMQMPSAHRSERVGPVAIGHYDGGRGFVSCQDLEGLDASDVRALVDEVVDRLVGDPTITSFEWKTRSHDEAPGLIEALTARGFVADEEESVMIGPAEALVQHEPPAGVTVRQVFTEPEVRAAVAAASAVFGSPPQVEQRMADELVRRVLSGEGDLEMWVAEAGGEIVSSGRLEPVPGTPFAGIWGGSTRADWRRRGVYRALTAARARSAMERGVRYLHSDSTEDSRPILERSGFVRVTTTTPYEWHR, from the coding sequence GTGAGCGAGCCCACCACCGACCGCGCGGACCTGCTGAGCCAGTACGACAAGGTCCTCCGTCCCTACGAGATGCAGATGCCCTCGGCGCACCGGAGCGAGCGGGTCGGGCCGGTGGCGATCGGCCACTACGACGGTGGCCGTGGGTTCGTCAGCTGTCAGGACCTCGAGGGGCTCGACGCGAGCGATGTCCGCGCACTCGTCGACGAGGTCGTCGACCGGCTCGTGGGCGACCCCACCATCACCTCCTTCGAGTGGAAGACCCGCAGCCACGACGAGGCACCGGGGCTCATCGAGGCACTGACCGCCCGAGGGTTCGTCGCGGACGAGGAGGAGTCGGTGATGATCGGCCCGGCCGAGGCGCTCGTGCAGCACGAGCCGCCCGCGGGGGTCACCGTCCGCCAGGTCTTCACCGAGCCGGAGGTGCGCGCCGCGGTGGCCGCGGCCAGCGCGGTCTTCGGCTCGCCGCCGCAGGTCGAGCAGCGGATGGCCGACGAGCTTGTGCGCCGGGTGCTCTCCGGGGAGGGCGACCTCGAGATGTGGGTGGCCGAGGCGGGCGGCGAGATCGTCAGCAGCGGCCGGCTCGAACCCGTGCCTGGCACCCCCTTCGCCGGTATCTGGGGCGGCTCGACCCGCGCCGACTGGCGCCGCCGGGGCGTCTACCGCGCCCTCACCGCGGCCCGCGCCCGGTCGGCCATGGAGCGCGGCGTGCGATACCTCCACTCGGACTCCACCGAGGACTCCCGGCCGATCCTCGAGCGCTCCGGATTCGTCCGGGTGACGACGACGACCCCCTACGAGTGGCACCGCTGA
- the tsaD gene encoding tRNA (adenosine(37)-N6)-threonylcarbamoyltransferase complex transferase subunit TsaD, translating into MTPSPTTSTPLVLGIETSCDETGVGIVRGTELLVDAVASSVDEHARFGGVVPEVASRAHLEAMVPTIERACAQAGVALDDLDGIAVTSGPGLAGALMVGVASAKALALALGKPLYGVNHLASHVAVDIVEHGPLPEPTMAMLVSGGHSSLLLVPDVTHDIRSLGSTIDDAAGEAFDKVARVLGLPFPGGPHIDRAARDGQITIDFPRGLTSRKDMERHRFDFSFSGLKTAVSRWVETQRAAGVEIPVADVAASFQEAVVDVLTRKAVLACREHDVAALQIGGGVAANSRLRAMAQERCDDAGIQLRVPRPGLCTDNGAMVASLGAQMMLKGRPASSLDLPADSSMPVTDVQSGLPVDVDHDHPH; encoded by the coding sequence ATGACCCCTTCGCCCACCACCTCGACCCCGCTCGTCCTGGGCATCGAGACCTCCTGCGACGAGACCGGCGTCGGCATCGTCCGCGGCACCGAGCTGCTCGTCGACGCGGTCGCGAGCTCGGTCGACGAGCATGCCCGCTTCGGCGGGGTCGTGCCCGAGGTCGCCAGCCGCGCCCACCTCGAGGCGATGGTCCCGACGATCGAGCGAGCGTGCGCCCAGGCCGGGGTCGCCCTCGACGACCTCGACGGCATCGCCGTCACGTCCGGCCCGGGGCTCGCCGGGGCTCTCATGGTCGGGGTGGCCTCTGCCAAGGCCCTCGCCCTCGCCCTCGGCAAGCCGCTCTACGGCGTGAACCACCTCGCCAGCCACGTCGCCGTCGACATCGTCGAGCACGGGCCGCTGCCGGAGCCGACGATGGCGATGCTCGTGAGCGGCGGGCACTCCTCGCTGCTCCTCGTCCCCGACGTCACGCACGACATCCGCAGCCTCGGCTCGACGATCGACGACGCGGCGGGGGAGGCCTTCGACAAGGTGGCGCGCGTGCTCGGGCTGCCCTTCCCCGGTGGGCCGCACATCGACCGGGCCGCGCGCGACGGGCAGATCACCATCGACTTCCCGCGTGGTCTGACCTCGCGCAAGGACATGGAGCGGCACCGCTTCGACTTCTCCTTCAGCGGGCTCAAGACCGCGGTCTCGCGGTGGGTCGAGACGCAGCGGGCCGCCGGTGTCGAAATCCCGGTCGCCGATGTCGCCGCGTCCTTCCAGGAGGCGGTCGTCGACGTGCTCACCCGCAAGGCGGTCCTCGCCTGCCGCGAGCACGACGTCGCCGCCCTGCAGATCGGGGGTGGTGTCGCGGCCAACTCACGGCTGCGCGCGATGGCGCAGGAGCGGTGCGACGACGCCGGGATCCAGCTGCGTGTGCCGCGCCCGGGCCTGTGCACCGACAACGGCGCGATGGTCGCCAGCCTCGGCGCGCAGATGATGCTCAAGGGCAGGCCCGCGAGCTCGCTCGACCTCCCCGCGGACTCCTCGATGCCGGTCACCGACGTGCAGTCCGGGCTGCCGGTTGACGTCGACCACGACCACCCGCACTGA
- a CDS encoding bifunctional ADP-dependent NAD(P)H-hydrate dehydratase/NAD(P)H-hydrate epimerase — translation MISAYDADQVRQAEEGQPELLVSGELMQRAARGLAKVTRRRMRDLGVTRVVALVGAGNNGADALWAAARLARRGLEATAVVHDVSASPAQQAAADAATEAGARVLEGTGADALEAIAAAQVVLDGVTGIGGRPGLAPFARQWVDAIYPTAYVIAVDTPSGQPVDGGPLVADAVFADETVTFIAPKPVHLLPPTDAATGLLTVVDIGVAEPAEPAVRALDPGDVAGLWPTPTRTDDKYSRGVLGVVAGGEQYTGAALLSTHAAVCAGAGMVRYVGTPTPEMLVRAHVPEAVHGPGQVQAWVIGPGLDVASRAKGAKAQLDVAREALASDLPVLVDAGGLDLVDAPRAAPTLLTPHAGEAARLLTRLGEAEVTRDDVEGDPVRAARRLGELTGATVLLKGSTTVVAASGGPVYVQSGAPAWLATAGAGDVLAGIVGTLLAAGLEPDVAGALGALVHGEAGHDANPGGPVRALAVAAEVGRTIARLLAASDG, via the coding sequence GTGATCTCGGCATACGACGCAGACCAGGTCCGCCAGGCCGAGGAGGGGCAGCCCGAGCTGCTCGTCTCGGGTGAGCTGATGCAACGCGCGGCACGCGGGCTGGCGAAGGTCACGCGACGGCGCATGCGTGACCTCGGCGTGACCCGGGTGGTCGCGCTCGTCGGGGCCGGCAACAACGGCGCCGACGCGCTCTGGGCCGCAGCCCGCCTCGCGCGGCGGGGGCTCGAGGCCACCGCCGTCGTCCACGACGTGTCCGCGTCTCCCGCGCAGCAGGCCGCCGCCGACGCGGCGACCGAGGCCGGGGCCCGGGTCCTCGAGGGCACCGGTGCGGACGCGCTCGAGGCCATCGCCGCCGCCCAGGTCGTGCTCGACGGCGTCACCGGCATCGGTGGACGACCCGGGCTGGCCCCCTTCGCCCGGCAGTGGGTCGACGCGATCTACCCGACCGCCTACGTCATCGCCGTGGACACCCCTTCGGGCCAGCCCGTCGACGGCGGGCCGCTCGTCGCCGACGCCGTCTTCGCCGACGAGACGGTCACCTTCATCGCCCCCAAGCCCGTCCATCTGCTCCCGCCGACCGACGCGGCCACGGGCCTGCTCACGGTCGTCGACATCGGCGTGGCCGAGCCCGCCGAGCCGGCGGTCCGCGCGCTCGATCCCGGCGACGTGGCCGGGCTGTGGCCCACCCCGACCCGCACCGACGACAAGTACTCGCGCGGCGTCCTCGGCGTCGTCGCGGGCGGTGAGCAGTACACGGGCGCGGCCCTGCTCAGCACGCACGCCGCGGTCTGCGCCGGTGCGGGCATGGTCCGCTACGTGGGCACCCCGACCCCCGAGATGCTCGTGCGCGCCCACGTGCCCGAGGCCGTCCACGGTCCCGGCCAGGTCCAGGCCTGGGTGATCGGCCCGGGCCTTGACGTCGCGAGCCGGGCGAAGGGGGCCAAGGCGCAGCTCGACGTGGCGCGGGAGGCCCTCGCCTCGGACCTGCCGGTCCTCGTCGACGCGGGCGGGCTCGACCTCGTCGACGCCCCCCGGGCGGCGCCGACGCTGCTCACCCCGCACGCGGGGGAGGCGGCCCGGCTGCTCACCCGCCTCGGCGAGGCCGAGGTGACGCGCGATGACGTCGAGGGCGATCCCGTGCGGGCTGCGCGCCGGCTCGGGGAGCTCACCGGGGCGACGGTGCTGCTCAAGGGCTCGACGACCGTCGTCGCGGCGTCGGGCGGTCCGGTCTACGTGCAGTCGGGCGCTCCTGCCTGGCTGGCGACCGCCGGAGCCGGCGACGTCCTCGCCGGGATCGTCGGGACCCTCCTCGCCGCCGGTCTCGAGCCGGACGTCGCCGGGGCTCTCGGGGCGCTCGTCCACGGCGAGGCCGGGCACGACGCCAACCCGGGCGGCCCGGTCCGGGCGCTCGCCGTCGCCGCAGAAGTCGGTCGCACCATCGCCCGTCTCCTGGCAGCATCCGACGGGTGA
- the alr gene encoding alanine racemase, translated as MTSPPEPPARTTQPYLGTSRATIDLAAIRDNVAELDRRAGDAGVIAVVKADAYGHGLVPSARAALSGGARYLAVAQLAEALTLRAAGVTAPLLTWLFAPGDDLTEAARAEITLSAGAPWAIEAIGAAARETGTTVRTHIKVDTGLGRGGSWGDDLDAVLRRAGELEAEGAVEVEGIWSHFAWADAPDHPTVRQQQETFMEVCSRAERMGLRIPLRHLANSAATLTNPSAALDLVRPGLAIYGLSPVPDLGRPEDFGLREAMRLTARLVNVKDAPAGQGVSYGHAYTTSEPTRLGLVPLGYSDGIPRHAGNAGPMRVGSSTLHVAGRVCMDQLTLDLGPASDAVAGDEVVILGRGVDGDPTAQDWAEAAGTINYEIVTRLGARVPRVYVGPDDGVSA; from the coding sequence ATGACGTCGCCCCCTGAGCCCCCCGCGCGCACCACCCAGCCCTACCTCGGGACGAGCCGCGCCACCATCGACCTCGCTGCGATCCGTGACAACGTCGCCGAGCTCGACCGCAGGGCCGGGGACGCCGGCGTCATCGCGGTCGTCAAGGCCGACGCCTACGGCCACGGGCTCGTCCCCTCCGCCCGTGCGGCGCTCTCCGGGGGAGCCCGCTACCTCGCCGTCGCCCAGCTCGCCGAGGCGCTCACCCTCCGCGCGGCCGGGGTCACCGCACCCCTGCTCACCTGGCTCTTCGCCCCGGGCGACGACCTCACCGAGGCCGCCCGCGCCGAGATCACCCTCTCTGCCGGAGCCCCCTGGGCGATCGAGGCGATCGGTGCCGCCGCCCGCGAGACCGGCACGACCGTGCGCACCCACATCAAGGTCGACACCGGCCTGGGCCGCGGCGGCTCGTGGGGTGACGACCTCGACGCCGTGCTGCGCCGTGCGGGCGAGCTCGAGGCCGAGGGCGCCGTCGAGGTCGAGGGGATCTGGTCGCACTTCGCGTGGGCCGACGCGCCCGACCACCCGACGGTCCGCCAGCAGCAGGAGACCTTCATGGAGGTCTGCTCCCGGGCCGAGCGGATGGGCCTGCGGATCCCCCTTCGCCACCTCGCGAACTCCGCGGCCACCCTCACCAACCCCTCCGCGGCCCTCGACCTCGTCCGCCCCGGGCTGGCGATCTACGGCCTCTCACCGGTCCCAGACCTCGGCCGGCCGGAGGACTTCGGGCTGCGCGAGGCGATGCGCCTGACCGCGCGGCTCGTCAACGTCAAGGACGCGCCGGCGGGGCAGGGCGTCTCGTACGGGCACGCGTACACGACCTCCGAGCCGACCCGTCTCGGGCTCGTGCCGCTCGGCTACTCCGACGGCATCCCGCGGCACGCGGGCAACGCGGGACCGATGCGGGTCGGGTCGAGCACGCTGCACGTCGCGGGACGGGTGTGCATGGACCAGCTCACCCTCGACCTCGGGCCGGCCTCCGACGCGGTCGCCGGTGACGAGGTCGTCATCCTCGGTCGTGGCGTCGACGGCGACCCGACCGCCCAGGACTGGGCCGAGGCCGCCGGCACCATCAACTACGAGATCGTCACCCGGCTGGGCGCGCGCGTCCCGCGCGTCTACGTCGGCCCGGACGACGGGGTGAGCGCCTGA
- the tsaE gene encoding tRNA (adenosine(37)-N6)-threonylcarbamoyltransferase complex ATPase subunit type 1 TsaE: protein MLTMATADDTRAVGRRLGERLGAGDLVVLAGGLGAGKTTMTQGIGEGLGIRGPVTSPTFVIARAHPSLVGGAALVHVDAYRLGGSAELDDLDLDTDLTQSVTIVEWGSGLVEELSPDRLELTLTADPATESRTLDLVGRGRWAERVDELVAHLEGR, encoded by the coding sequence ATGCTGACGATGGCCACCGCGGACGACACCCGCGCGGTCGGCCGTCGGCTCGGGGAGCGGCTCGGCGCGGGCGACCTCGTCGTGCTCGCCGGGGGGCTCGGCGCCGGCAAGACGACGATGACCCAGGGCATCGGCGAGGGGCTGGGCATCCGTGGTCCGGTGACCTCGCCGACCTTCGTCATCGCGCGGGCCCACCCGAGCCTCGTCGGCGGAGCGGCTCTCGTCCACGTCGACGCCTACCGTCTCGGCGGGAGCGCCGAGCTCGACGACCTCGACCTCGACACCGACCTCACCCAGAGCGTGACGATCGTCGAGTGGGGGAGCGGTCTCGTCGAGGAGCTGAGCCCGGACCGGCTCGAGCTCACCCTCACCGCCGACCCGGCGACGGAGTCCCGCACGCTCGACCTCGTGGGCCGGGGCCGCTGGGCGGAGCGGGTCGACGAGCTCGTCGCCCACCTGGAGGGCCGCTGA